A section of the Capsicum annuum cultivar UCD-10X-F1 unplaced genomic scaffold, UCD10Xv1.1 ctg1744, whole genome shotgun sequence genome encodes:
- the LOC107868938 gene encoding uncharacterized protein LOC107868938 yields the protein MGPPTFTGVKMEEDPQGFLDEIGKIFWVMRATNMEGVNFPAYQLKEVSYQWCEEWDRDKGDIEEDGLWEALFDSFMNRFFPKVLRESKMEEFINLSQGIMFVKEYVWKFHQFLRYASGLFYGHPHWGFYKEGKDNCFKCGQVGHWVRDYPSNKVATGANKILVASSSVPTPSGVASTFVTSSSYNASRNRLYSLEFH from the exons atgggtcctccgaCTTTTACTGGAGTAAAGATGGAGGAAGACCCACAGGGCTTTCTTGATGAGATCGGGAAGATATTTTGGGTAATGAGGGCTACTAATATGGAAGGAGTAAACTTTCCAGCTTATCAGCTTAAAGAGGTTTCTTACCAATGGTGTGAGGAATGGGACAGAGATAAGGGTGATATAGAAGAGGATGGTTTGTGGGAGGCCTTGTTTGATTCCTTCATGAATCGGTTCTTTCCTAAAGTGTTGAGGGAATCTAAgatggaagagtttataaacctcaGCCAAGGGATAATGTTTGTAAAGGAGTATGTTTGGAAGTTCCATCAGTTTTTAAGGTATGCTTCTGGTTTG TTTTACGGTCATCCTCATTGGGGATTCTATAAGGAAGGTAAGGATAATTGCTTTAAGTGTGGCCAAGTAGGTCATTGGGTCAGGGATTATCCATCTAACAAGGTTGCTacgggggcgaataagattctggtggcttcatcttctgttcCTACACCCAGTGGTGTGGCATCTACTTTTGTTACTTCTTCTAGTTACAATGCTAGTCGGAATAGGTTGTATTCTTTGGAATTCCATTAG